The following proteins come from a genomic window of Desulfobacterales bacterium:
- a CDS encoding DUF5049 domain-containing protein, with protein MRVLIRNTALNGQPLEDDGEVFTGETLTDVVQAMKGATLFSDQRDIEDYIDMVLRNAKMLAGVELTVRGDTPEEKAASFLDALIKHGLAEVQEDKPARIPISALVWQGIDAVRLSGLTNMLDRPVVARLAGELGWPDATHWIEEHPKEYAEGVFRGFIVDPQGGKP; from the coding sequence ATGAGAGTGCTGATCCGAAACACCGCGCTAAATGGGCAACCGCTGGAAGATGACGGCGAGGTCTTCACCGGGGAGACATTGACCGACGTGGTCCAGGCCATGAAAGGGGCCACGCTCTTTTCCGACCAGCGGGACATCGAGGATTACATCGACATGGTCCTGCGCAACGCCAAGATGCTGGCCGGTGTCGAGCTTACGGTCCGGGGCGACACGCCAGAGGAAAAGGCCGCATCTTTCCTCGATGCGCTGATCAAACACGGTCTTGCCGAAGTGCAGGAGGACAAACCCGCCCGGATACCCATCTCCGCCCTGGTCTGGCAGGGCATCGACGCGGTCCGGCTCTCGGGGCTGACCAACATGCTCGACCGGCCGGTCGTCGCCCGGTTGGCCGGAGAGCTCGGCTGGCCCGACGCCACGCACTGGATCGAAGAGCACCCGAAGGAATATGCCGAGGGCGTCTTCCGCGGATTCATCGTCGATCCGCAGGGAGGGAAACCCTGA
- a CDS encoding amidoligase family protein, which produces MDLRRINFGIEIETVKRTRERVAQAIHSVVGGQVRHIGSPGSFDPWEVTDNHGRVWKVVSDGSLINVPVHLRAEVVSPVLSYEDIPVLQEVVRALRACGAKVDDRCGIHVHVDATAFDGRTLANLAKIVYKQEALILTALGVNETRRRSYSKPVSDDLIAQIERRRPRTRDQLNHIWYGYHNRQPQHYDSTRYHGVNLHNVWYRGTVEFRWFEGTLHAGKVKAYVQLVLAVAAKALNGRAASSRKRSFDPQSARYDFRVFLLHLGLIGDEFKTARKHLISALPGDSAFKRGRVKPDEQPAPKAEPLTEAGPETRPPAFSGGETGGAQGGAS; this is translated from the coding sequence ATGGACTTACGCCGGATCAACTTCGGAATCGAGATCGAGACGGTCAAACGGACGCGCGAGAGGGTCGCCCAGGCGATCCACTCGGTGGTGGGCGGCCAGGTCCGCCACATCGGCAGTCCGGGGAGCTTCGACCCCTGGGAAGTCACCGACAACCATGGACGGGTCTGGAAGGTGGTATCCGACGGCTCGCTCATCAATGTGCCGGTCCATCTGCGGGCCGAGGTGGTGAGCCCCGTCCTGTCTTACGAGGACATCCCCGTCCTCCAGGAAGTCGTCCGGGCGCTGCGGGCCTGCGGAGCCAAGGTGGACGACCGTTGCGGCATTCACGTCCACGTCGACGCCACAGCCTTTGACGGCCGGACCCTCGCGAATCTCGCCAAGATCGTCTACAAACAGGAAGCGCTCATCCTCACCGCTCTGGGAGTGAACGAGACCCGCCGCCGGAGCTACAGCAAGCCGGTGAGCGACGATCTCATCGCGCAGATCGAGCGACGCCGTCCCAGGACCAGGGACCAGCTCAACCACATCTGGTACGGCTACCATAATCGGCAGCCCCAGCACTACGACAGCACCCGCTACCACGGGGTGAACCTGCACAACGTCTGGTACCGGGGCACGGTCGAGTTCCGCTGGTTCGAAGGGACGCTCCACGCGGGCAAGGTGAAAGCCTACGTCCAACTGGTACTGGCCGTGGCAGCCAAGGCGCTGAACGGCCGGGCCGCATCGAGCCGCAAGCGGTCCTTCGATCCTCAAAGCGCCCGGTACGACTTCCGGGTCTTCCTGCTCCACCTGGGGCTGATCGGGGACGAGTTCAAGACCGCGCGCAAGCATTTGATCTCCGCCCTGCCGGGGGACTCGGCCTTCAAACGTGGCAGAGTGAAACCAGACGAACAACCCGCCCCAAAGGCGGAACCCCTCACGGAGGCCGGGCCTGAAACCCGGCCTCCGGCTTTTTCGGGTGGCGAAACTGGCGGGGCTCAAGGAGGTGCGTCATGA
- a CDS encoding glucosamine 6-phosphate synthetase, which translates to MCGLAGVIFGKKRRRVEEREHLAWLFTRLLLLSEERGPHATGAAWLDADGGHRLFKRPVTAERFVTDKAFAELLASMDKRAALLLGHTRWRTRGDEQVNSNNHPIRAGEVIGTHNGTIYNADYLFRRWKMRRFAEVDSEILFRLAANAARDGAMDIERFKTRLRRCRGQITAVIACRTDPGTVFVLKGNRPLELRWHPRRKAVLYASDPAYLDAVLAEEKGWRELPVPPMSLVVFRREDLAAYSVEPFEFVAQERKGAEP; encoded by the coding sequence ATGTGCGGACTCGCGGGCGTCATCTTCGGAAAAAAGCGGCGGCGCGTCGAGGAGCGGGAGCACCTCGCCTGGCTCTTCACCCGCCTACTGCTGCTGAGCGAGGAGCGCGGGCCCCATGCCACCGGCGCGGCCTGGCTCGATGCCGACGGCGGCCACCGGCTCTTCAAGCGCCCGGTTACGGCCGAGCGGTTCGTCACGGACAAGGCCTTCGCCGAACTCCTTGCCTCCATGGACAAACGCGCCGCGCTCCTGCTCGGGCACACCCGTTGGCGCACCCGTGGGGACGAACAGGTCAACAGCAACAACCATCCGATTCGCGCGGGCGAGGTGATCGGCACCCACAACGGCACCATCTACAACGCCGATTACCTCTTCCGGCGCTGGAAGATGCGACGCTTCGCCGAGGTGGACAGCGAGATTCTGTTCCGCCTGGCCGCGAACGCCGCGCGGGACGGGGCCATGGACATCGAACGGTTCAAAACCCGGCTCCGGCGCTGCCGCGGGCAGATCACCGCCGTCATCGCCTGCCGGACCGATCCGGGCACCGTCTTTGTGCTCAAGGGGAACAGGCCCTTGGAACTGCGGTGGCATCCCCGCCGCAAGGCCGTCCTCTACGCTTCGGACCCCGCGTATCTGGACGCCGTGCTGGCGGAGGAAAAAGGCTGGAGGGAGCTTCCGGTCCCGCCCATGAGCCTGGTGGTGTTCCGGCGCGAGGACCTGGCCGCGTACTCGGTGGAGCCGTTCGAGTTCGTCGCACAGGAGAGAAAGGGGGCGGAACCATGA